The sequence below is a genomic window from Chondrinema litorale.
TAAATATCTTTTTGGAAGGAAGTAAGGCCAAATCAGAAGAAGGTGATTCTTATATATCAACAGGAAGGGCAATTAATACAAATGCTTTTATTACCTCGCTTGGTATTGAAAATAGCCGGATTTATATAGAAAGTGTAGATAATAAGGGATCTAAAGTATTTATTTCTTTTTTTAAATTTGATTAGAATTAAATAAATTTTATCTGGTACAGAAATTAGCTAAAGTTCCTAATTAGTTATGAATATTTCATTGCTAAACTTCCATTTATAAACTAGTAAATTCATTATAGAAGTACTAATCACAAAGTGATGTCATCAAAAAAAAGGTTACCATGGATAGATTATGCAAAAGGAATTGCTATTATACTTGTTGTTTATCGACATGTAATAATGGGAATAGAAGGATCTGGTTTATATGATGGAGGAATATTAAAAAATTTAAATGAAGCTGTTTATAGTTTCAGAATGCCACTTTTTTTTATATTATCTGGTATTTTTGTAAGAAGGAGTTTAAAGAAAAGAGGTGTTTTTGGATTTGCAAAATATAAATTCAATACTTTACTATATACATATTTTATTTGGGCATTTATTTCAATAAGCTTACAATTAATTTTTTCTAACTATGTAAATAGTAATAGAGGTCCTATTTATTATTTGTATATATTAATTTTACCTGGAGCCGTTGAACCTTTTTGGTTTTTACATACACTTTTTACAACTGCAATCTTATTTATTATACTTGAAAAGTATATAAAACCTTCAAATAATTTTCTACTTATAATTTCTTTTATCTTGTACTTATGCTCAGGTTTAATTTCTGAAAACTGGTTGGGTATAAAAGATATTTGTTTTTACTTCCTTTTTTATATTATTGGTATCTTGTTTCAAGATTTTACTTCAGAAGGAAAGTATAAAGATATCTTATTTCATAAATCAACATTATGGGGGCTACTCCCTTTATTTATAATTAATCAATTATACTGGTTCTATCATTCTGGTTATGACGACTTAAATAGGTTCTCTGATATTGAAAGTATATGGGACAAAATTGTTTTCATTGAAATAGCAGTTGTTGGAAGTTTTTTTCTAATGAGTGTATCTTTTTTTCTCAGTAAAAGTGATAATCTTAAAGTTTTGAGAATAATAGGAAATCATTCTCTCTATATATACATTATGCATATTATGATATCTTCTTTAGTAAGAACAATATGTATTCGTTTTTTTAATATTGATGATGCGTTGTTATTGTTAATTATAGGAATAACTATAGCTACATTTTTACCTATATTAGTATATAAATTAACTAATAAAATGGGGCTTTGGTTTTTATATTCTTTAGAGAACCCTTCAGTAAAAACTTCTGTACAACCGGAAATAACTCCTAAGTTTTCATAATTCTTTTATTTCCCATAATTTAATTTCTTTTTGAGAAAAAATGAGAGAGGTTTTATTTTTCATTGCATTTTTTATAAAATGTGGAGTATCTATTTTATAAACTTCTTCCATAGCTTTTTTTCGTTCCATATTGATTAATAAGTAATAATGATGTGGTATTTTATGGACATTATT
It includes:
- a CDS encoding acyltransferase family protein, which produces MSSKKRLPWIDYAKGIAIILVVYRHVIMGIEGSGLYDGGILKNLNEAVYSFRMPLFFILSGIFVRRSLKKRGVFGFAKYKFNTLLYTYFIWAFISISLQLIFSNYVNSNRGPIYYLYILILPGAVEPFWFLHTLFTTAILFIILEKYIKPSNNFLLIISFILYLCSGLISENWLGIKDICFYFLFYIIGILFQDFTSEGKYKDILFHKSTLWGLLPLFIINQLYWFYHSGYDDLNRFSDIESIWDKIVFIEIAVVGSFFLMSVSFFLSKSDNLKVLRIIGNHSLYIYIMHIMISSLVRTICIRFFNIDDALLLLIIGITIATFLPILVYKLTNKMGLWFLYSLENPSVKTSVQPEITPKFS